The Leptospira tipperaryensis genomic sequence GATTTTTTTCATCCTTCCTTCCGCTGTCTATTCAAATATACCGACTCACGCGGGCATGGAGAAAAATTTCAAAGAGGTCTGGGGAAAATGGTTTCCAGTTCCTTATACGAAAATTCTTAAAAAGGATCTAACGGGAAAAGGAGTTTTGGTTTATAAAAAAACTCCGGAGCGAATCGTTTATATTTATACATATCTGGTCTTCCTTCCTCTTTATACGGAAAACGAAGAAGCTCCGAAGGAAATCCCCGGCAAGGGAAGGGAGATCCGAGCCAAACTCATCTACGAACCGGCTCATCCGACGGAAAAATATTCGATTGAGTTTACCGAGTTCGACGAACAATACAATAGCAAATCGGTGGTACGATGGATTCGTTAAAATCAAAATCGGAAGAGCAAATCAGACAAAAAATGCTTTCGGAAGGAATGTCTGAAACGTTCATCCAAGATTTTCTTAAAAAAGTCGACCAGGTAAGAAACGGGGAAACCGGGATCGTTCGTTGGGAAGAAGTCGGCGATTTGGATCCGAAAAAAGACGAAATCACCCTGGAAGAAATCGAAAGACAAACTTCTCCGGCTCCCGAAATTTTAAAAAATCTCGTCGTCATCAAATTGAACGGAGGACTCGGCACCTCGATGGGACTTTCCGGTCCAAAATCTCTCATAGAACTCAAGGACGGAATGTCCTTTTTGGAGATCATCGCCAAACAATCCGAAGTCATTTTAAAGAAGTATAACGTGTCCGTTCCGCTCATCCTCATGGACAGCTTCAATACGCAGGACGAAAGCCAGGCCGAGCTCAAACGAATCGGATTCCAACAAAAGTTCGCGACTTCTTTTTTACAACACAAGGTTCCTCGTCTTTTAAAGGAGAACCTAACACCGATTTCATGCAAAAATCCGGACGAAGAATGGTGCCCTCCGGGACACGGAGACATCTGGATTTCTCTTTTAGAAACCGGACTTTTAGATACGTTGATTGCCGACGGTTATAAAGTGGCCTTTGTTTCCAACGGAGACAACCTGGGAGCGACGGTTCATCCGGGAATTCTAGAATATCTTCTCAAGGAGAATCTCGAGTTCTGTATGGAAATGACTCCGAAAACCCTGGCCGACAAAAAGGGCGGGGCGATCTATCGAAGAATTCTGAACGGAAAACCCGAAAACTACCAGCTCTTGGAAACCGCCCAGGTCCCTTCCGATCACATGCACGAGTTTGAAGGTCTGGGAAAGTTCCGAAGTTTTTCGACAAACAATCTCTGGATCAATCTCGTAGCTCTTAAGGAAAGACTACTTCAAGAAAACTTCGAACTCTCTCTCATCGTAAACCCAAAGAAAATCGACGGGAAAGAAGTGCTTCAACTGGAAACTGCGATGGGCTCCGCAATCCGAAATTTTACTCGAGTCAAAGGAATCATCATTCCCAGAGATCGATTTGCTCCCGTAAAAAAATGCGAAGACTATCTTGTAAGAAGATCGGACGCATATCAGCTCTTAGACGATTATTCGATCACGATGTCAGACGAGAGGAAAAAGTTAGGCTTCGGTGAAGTATTGATTACATTGGATGAACAATACTATAAAAAAATCCAGGACTTCAACCGATTGTTTCCTGAAATACCGTCTTTGGTGCGCTGCACTTCTTTGGTGGTGCAAGGAGAAGTCCTCTTTGATCGGAAAATCAACATAAATGGAGACGTAGTGATCCAAAATACGAGTTCAACTCTTAAGAAAGTTTCCGAATTAAAAATCACCAACTTCGAATCCGGAAAATATTCCTTTTAGGCTTTACAAAGAGAATCCTCCATCCAATCTTTTTCTTAGAACGATTTATAAATGGTTCTAAATATCTCAACTGTTATGATGGACTCGGGTCCGGAAACGGACGGATCTTTTGCAAACAAAGGCTGAAATGACAACTTCTAAAAGTCCGAAGATCCGCTCCTTTGACGAAGGCGAGATTGAACAATTTAAGAACGTCTTTATCAATGAGAATCGTGGGAAACCGATCGTTCTCCTTCGATTTCAAGATATCAAATCCCTTTCTTTTCTAGACTTTTTACAATTGGTTCCGATCCGAATTTCGGAGCTGCATCCCGGCGCGGAGAATCATTATTCTTACTATTGTTACGGTGATAAGAAGAATCTTCTGATCGGAGTCGCTCCCGTTCAAATCCACGGATCCAACGGATTCTTAAACTTTGATTCCGTTTTAGGAAGATTCCGAGAAGTCTCGATCAAAAACGGATCGATGAACTTCGACTTCGGAATCGCAAGAACCCAGTGCAATTATATCTCTTATGTCGATGAAATCTTTCACGAGTTGGAAGTTTCTTCTCTCAAAAATCTGAAGGACAATCTCATACGTTGGAGTTGGACCTATCTCAATCGAGTCAACGATTACTTTGCGGGAGAGAAAGCCGACGCGGTCATTCAACCGATCATCCACTACAACCACAAACTTCATACGTATTCAATGAAGGGCGGAGAGGTTTTTGTGGGCGGGGAAGCTTACGCCGGTTATGCGGACCTGATCCGGGATATTCCTCACGATCAGGACTTAAATCGAATCGAACTTTTGATTTTGGAAAAGCTTACGATGTGTTGCAACGGAGCCCCCGGACTTCTCAAGTTCAATATTTCTCCGCAGACTCTTATCGATACGTTTGATACCGACGAAAAGGTGACTCGCTTTCACAATCTTCTTCTCAATCAAAATCTCAACCCGGCTCTCGTAAGAATGGAACTGATCGAAAAACCTTACGAAGAAACCGAGATTACTCTGAAGAGCGTCTGCAAACGATTTTGGAATTTCGGAATCAGCTTTGCCGCTGACGATTTCGGAGTCAAAAGTCAGAGTCATCAGATCGTTTTGGATCTCGGGGAAATGATCAAAGAATTTAAACTCGATCCGATCAGTTTTAAGTTTAAGGCGGATCAAGACCTAACTAAGTTCTTAGACAACCTCGCCTTTATCGATTATTGCAGAAGATTATCCGACAACAGAGAAGCGATCATCACGGCGGAAGCTCTGGAAGACATCGATTCTCTCAACTTTCTGATAACGCACCAAGTTTATTACTTCCAAGCCAATCTCTTCTGTACAAAAATTTCCATCGAAGAATACGTGGAAATTTTTGATGAGATGCAAGATTTGCCGGAATCGGTCGTAAATAAAATTTTAAATTCGGAAGAATTGCTCTTAAAGCTAAAAGCGAAAGGGAATATCTTTAAACTTTCGAAAGAACTGGGATTGATTTCTTAATCGATTTTCTTTTTCTTCCGAATTTCTATCTTCGACGTTGTAGGAATCTTTAGAACATAAGACCGATTTTTATTTCATCGGCCATATGTTCTTTTCGATCTGGATTCTTCCTTTATTCTTTTAAGAACGAAAGATTGGATTTTTGACTGACGATCGTTCCGTCCTTCATCGTAACGGAAAGCGCGTCGCCTGACTTTTCGATCTCGATCTTAAACTTTCCGTCCTTGTCTATAATCGGAGATTCTTCCACATACTTTCCTTCAAAGATTTTCTTCTTATTGAACTTCACGACATAGTTTACGTTGTCCTGACTTTCAATTTCCAGAAGCACTTGACTGACTCCGTTGTTTCCGTCCCAGGCCATAGCAGTCCACGGTCCTTTGAACTTTTCAAGAGTAGAATCTCCTCCAAAGGTTCGTTTTTTCGGTGCGACAACCGCCGAAGAAAGAACCGCAGAAGCAGGAAGGGAATTTCCGCTTTCACCGCCCAGATCCGATTTGGAAGTCACCGAATACAAAAAGAGTGTTTCTTTCGCGGGAACATCGGCTACATAAGAATTCTTATTTCCGGAAGATCCAAGAAAGGTCCAAGATGATTCTCCTCTCTTCTTGCGAAAAATGTAATATTCCGAAGCTTCTTTTACTTTATCCCAAGTGAGAGAAATTTTTGCGGCCTTTGTATCCAAGATCCCTTTTACGTTTTCCGGAGCTGAAAGTTTCACGCCCCTCTGTTTGTTCGGATCCGTAAATCCATAGGCAAAACTTGAGAATGGTCCGTTTTTTCCTTCTTCGTTTACCGCGGTCACGGAATAATACGCATAACGTGCAGGAAGGTTTTCATCGATAAATTCTTCAGCGCCGGTTTCGGAAATTTTTTCCCAAGCGCCTCCGCCGATCCAACCGGATTTCACATAACGGAACACGAAGTATTTCGAAGCGCCCGAAACTTTTTTCCATCTCAGTTCGATCTTACTCTGATACGCTCCTCTCGTCGCAACCAAACCAAGAGGTTTTGCAGGAGGAGTTTTCGGCTGCGAAGTAAATCCGCTCGCTGCGTCCGAAGGTTCTCCGGTTTTGCCGTTTAGTTTTGCGGAAACCACATAGATTTCGACGACCCCTTTTTTGGCCGCGGCTACATCCGTAAAACTATTCAGTTTAGAATTTCCTATCGGGTTGTATCGCTTCTGGGTCTTGTTATACTTAAAAACCTGATATTCTGCGGAAGCATCCGCCGGTTCCCAAGCGAGCTCGACCTTATTATCATACTGTCCTTGTGTCGCCTTGAGTCCTAAGACTTTCGGAGGTGGTTTTAATTCTTCCGTCTTTGCAAAACCGATCACTTCTCCG encodes the following:
- a CDS encoding UTP--glucose-1-phosphate uridylyltransferase, which produces MDSLKSKSEEQIRQKMLSEGMSETFIQDFLKKVDQVRNGETGIVRWEEVGDLDPKKDEITLEEIERQTSPAPEILKNLVVIKLNGGLGTSMGLSGPKSLIELKDGMSFLEIIAKQSEVILKKYNVSVPLILMDSFNTQDESQAELKRIGFQQKFATSFLQHKVPRLLKENLTPISCKNPDEEWCPPGHGDIWISLLETGLLDTLIADGYKVAFVSNGDNLGATVHPGILEYLLKENLEFCMEMTPKTLADKKGGAIYRRILNGKPENYQLLETAQVPSDHMHEFEGLGKFRSFSTNNLWINLVALKERLLQENFELSLIVNPKKIDGKEVLQLETAMGSAIRNFTRVKGIIIPRDRFAPVKKCEDYLVRRSDAYQLLDDYSITMSDERKKLGFGEVLITLDEQYYKKIQDFNRLFPEIPSLVRCTSLVVQGEVLFDRKININGDVVIQNTSSTLKKVSELKITNFESGKYSF
- a CDS encoding EAL domain-containing protein, which encodes MTTSKSPKIRSFDEGEIEQFKNVFINENRGKPIVLLRFQDIKSLSFLDFLQLVPIRISELHPGAENHYSYYCYGDKKNLLIGVAPVQIHGSNGFLNFDSVLGRFREVSIKNGSMNFDFGIARTQCNYISYVDEIFHELEVSSLKNLKDNLIRWSWTYLNRVNDYFAGEKADAVIQPIIHYNHKLHTYSMKGGEVFVGGEAYAGYADLIRDIPHDQDLNRIELLILEKLTMCCNGAPGLLKFNISPQTLIDTFDTDEKVTRFHNLLLNQNLNPALVRMELIEKPYEETEITLKSVCKRFWNFGISFAADDFGVKSQSHQIVLDLGEMIKEFKLDPISFKFKADQDLTKFLDNLAFIDYCRRLSDNREAIITAEALEDIDSLNFLITHQVYYFQANLFCTKISIEEYVEIFDEMQDLPESVVNKILNSEELLLKLKAKGNIFKLSKELGLIS
- a CDS encoding C1 family peptidase, producing MRISRYSIVISILFLLAQTSVFSQPSMRSLGMKQESSELLSSLKDTNPYGISHRGLSSRVDLSDSMPPVGNQGEQGSCVAWSTAYATKSFQEYIERKGSKNWSLRTQDGNPNYSQIFSPAFIYNQINGGRDNGSLISDAMRVMVEMGAAPWDQMPYNPADYRARPSQAAINAASRFKAKEYLRVKTTDLSEVKAQLAEGKPVVAGILVYENFFNLKGNTVYKEGLGKTYGGHAIALVGYDDSKNAVKFINSWGKDWGDQGYGYIDYRWFTKICQGAFVMVDQVEAVTDHGKPDSDTPDPAAVSSDNNPVPPSTINASQGSFSDKVTINWEVVPGAVGYEVHRKAPGDSGFSKIGLSSTNSFNDDGVQPNLAYKYRILTLTDTAASDLSPGEVIGFAKTEELKPPPKVLGLKATQGQYDNKVELAWEPADASAEYQVFKYNKTQKRYNPIGNSKLNSFTDVAAAKKGVVEIYVVSAKLNGKTGEPSDAASGFTSQPKTPPAKPLGLVATRGAYQSKIELRWKKVSGASKYFVFRYVKSGWIGGGAWEKISETGAEEFIDENLPARYAYYSVTAVNEEGKNGPFSSFAYGFTDPNKQRGVKLSAPENVKGILDTKAAKISLTWDKVKEASEYYIFRKKRGESSWTFLGSSGNKNSYVADVPAKETLFLYSVTSKSDLGGESGNSLPASAVLSSAVVAPKKRTFGGDSTLEKFKGPWTAMAWDGNNGVSQVLLEIESQDNVNYVVKFNKKKIFEGKYVEESPIIDKDGKFKIEIEKSGDALSVTMKDGTIVSQKSNLSFLKE